One genomic window of Senegalia massiliensis includes the following:
- the cysE gene encoding serine O-acetyltransferase, producing MLKLEWNHGKTVSIHLYRGGFLILKLVLESRNIMFSRIREDINAIYKRDPAAKNFIEILLCYPGLHAVILHRISHYLYNKNIYLLARIISQISRFFTGIEIHPGAKIGKRVFIDHGMGVVIGETTEIGNDVVIYQGVTLGGTGKEEGKRHPTIGNNVVISSGAKVLGPFRVNDFAKIGAGAVVLKEVPEYATIVGIPGEVVLRKKVTPISDLDLDQTKFPDPIADKFKEMDNRIKELERKLIREE from the coding sequence ATGCTTAAATTAGAGTGGAACCACGGAAAAACCGTCTCTATACATTTGTATAGAGGCGGTTTTTTAATATTAAAATTAGTGTTAGAAAGTAGGAATATTATGTTTTCTAGAATAAGAGAAGATATAAATGCAATATATAAAAGAGATCCAGCAGCTAAAAATTTCATAGAAATATTATTATGTTATCCAGGATTACATGCTGTCATACTTCATAGAATATCTCACTATTTATATAATAAAAATATATATTTATTAGCTAGGATTATATCTCAAATATCAAGATTTTTTACAGGGATAGAAATTCATCCCGGTGCTAAAATAGGTAAGAGAGTATTTATAGATCATGGTATGGGAGTAGTAATAGGTGAAACTACTGAAATAGGTAATGATGTAGTTATATATCAAGGAGTAACTTTAGGTGGGACAGGAAAAGAGGAAGGTAAAAGACACCCAACTATTGGCAATAATGTAGTAATAAGTAGTGGAGCTAAGGTGCTAGGTCCTTTTAGGGTAAATGATTTTGCTAAAATTGGAGCTGGTGCAGTTGTATTAAAAGAAGTACCAGAATATGCAACAATAGTAGGGATACCTGGTGAAGTAGTTCTTAGAAAGAAAGTCACACCTATATCAGACTTAGATCTTGATCAAACAAAATTTCCTGATCCTATAGCAGATAAATTTAAGGAGATGGATAATAGAATAAAAGAATTAGAAAGAAAATTGATAAGGGAGGAATAA